One stretch of Chryseobacterium fluminis DNA includes these proteins:
- a CDS encoding GNAT family N-acetyltransferase, whose translation MKFIKATENDIPLIQDLAKRSWENAYADILSAGQMEYMLRAMYSHDEIAGQLRHPNYHYYLIQDDMNDAFEGFIGYENHYEDTTTKLHRIYLVPGSKGKGLGKKALQFLTQKVSENQDTRIILNVNKYNPARKFYESQGYTIYDEGVFDIGNNYVMDDYLMEFIIHME comes from the coding sequence ATGAAATTTATAAAAGCAACAGAAAATGATATTCCTCTGATTCAGGACCTGGCAAAAAGATCCTGGGAGAATGCTTATGCAGATATCCTGTCTGCCGGACAGATGGAGTATATGCTGAGAGCCATGTATTCACACGATGAAATTGCCGGCCAGTTACGGCATCCCAATTATCATTATTATTTAATTCAGGATGACATGAATGATGCCTTTGAAGGCTTCATCGGATATGAAAATCACTATGAAGACACAACGACAAAGCTTCACCGGATTTACCTGGTACCCGGGAGTAAAGGAAAAGGTCTTGGCAAAAAAGCATTACAGTTTTTAACCCAAAAAGTTTCGGAAAATCAGGATACAAGAATTATTCTGAATGTCAATAAATACAACCCTGCAAGAAAATTTTATGAATCTCAGGGATATACAATATATGATGAAGGTGTTTTTGATATTGGTAACAACTATGTCATGGACGATTATCTGATGGAATTCATAATTCACATGGAATAG